One window of Flavobacterium dauae genomic DNA carries:
- a CDS encoding outer membrane protein assembly factor BamD, whose protein sequence is MKQISYIVLTVLVFASCSPLQKALKADNTAYKNEVADQLYEKGKYKQAIRLYEQIEAKDGWLPNYQAMYYRYCKAYYNARKWEAAKPMFQKFNFTYLTSPNREETMYLEAMSAYEMSEVFTLDQHITYEGIEKFERFLTTYPESQYKADANAKMQELKEKIERKAYESARLYNKIGEYTRDYNAAIVALDNFLLDYPGTVYKTDALFYKFDSAYKLALNSVYSKMEDRLKNAISLHDDLISYAPDTQYKEEADRMLERLKKELQQFSSK, encoded by the coding sequence ATGAAACAAATTTCGTATATAGTTTTAACCGTTTTAGTGTTTGCAAGTTGTTCGCCACTTCAAAAAGCTTTAAAAGCAGATAATACTGCTTATAAAAACGAAGTTGCCGATCAATTATACGAAAAAGGAAAATATAAACAAGCCATTCGTTTATACGAACAAATAGAAGCCAAAGACGGTTGGTTACCTAATTATCAGGCAATGTATTACAGATATTGTAAAGCGTATTACAACGCCAGAAAATGGGAGGCCGCCAAACCCATGTTTCAAAAGTTTAACTTCACTTACTTAACAAGTCCAAACCGTGAAGAAACCATGTATTTAGAAGCAATGTCGGCTTATGAAATGTCTGAAGTTTTTACGTTAGATCAACACATAACGTATGAAGGAATTGAAAAATTTGAACGTTTTTTAACCACATATCCGGAGTCACAATACAAAGCCGACGCGAATGCAAAAATGCAGGAGTTAAAAGAAAAAATAGAACGAAAAGCATACGAATCGGCACGTTTATACAACAAAATTGGAGAGTACACCCGCGATTACAATGCAGCAATTGTTGCTTTAGACAATTTTTTGTTAGATTACCCGGGAACAGTTTATAAAACCGATGCACTGTTTTATAAATTCGATTCGGCATACAAACTGGCATTAAACAGTGTGTATTCAAAAATGGAAGACCGTTTGAAAAATGCCATCAGCCTACATGACGATTTAATCAGTTATGCCCCTGATACACAATATAAAGAAGAAGCAGACAGAATGCTTGAACGATTAAAAAAAGAATTACAACAATTTTCATCAAAATAA
- a CDS encoding DNA-directed RNA polymerase subunit omega: MDLKNSQAAVNTITYNKAEIEKPTGNIYEAITIIAKRANQINTEIKKELIDKLDEFATYNDSLDEVFENKEQIEVSKYYERLPKPHALAVEEWLSGEITYKE, from the coding sequence ATGGATTTAAAAAATTCCCAAGCTGCGGTAAACACCATTACCTACAACAAAGCCGAAATTGAAAAACCAACAGGTAATATTTACGAAGCTATTACAATTATTGCTAAAAGAGCAAACCAGATTAATACCGAAATTAAAAAGGAATTAATTGATAAATTAGACGAGTTTGCTACTTACAACGATAGTTTAGACGAGGTTTTTGAAAATAAAGAACAAATAGAAGTTTCAAAATACTACGAAAGATTACCAAAACCACACGCTTTAGCAGTTGAAGAGTGGTTAAGTGGAGAGATAACATATAAAGAATAG
- the coaBC gene encoding bifunctional phosphopantothenoylcysteine decarboxylase/phosphopantothenate--cysteine ligase CoaBC, with product MSVLSGKKIILGVSGGIAAYKTANLVRLLIKAGAQVQVIMSPASCAFITPLTLATLSKRPVYTQFEKGFGEWTNHVELGLWADALIVAPATANTLAKMANGLCDNLLLATYLSAKCPVFFTPAMDLDMFAHPSTKENISKLKNYGNIEIESEFGELASGLVGQGRMAEPETIIQKISDFFNRETALDLKGKKVVITAGPTYEPLDPVRFIGNHSTGKMGFDIAVEAANRGADVVLITGPTSLKMPHSLVKVVHITTANEMYQQCHELFSSADIVIGAAAVADYRPKVVANQKIKKNDEEFVIALEKNPDILASLGAVKAHQFLVGFALETENEIEYAKSKLKKKNLDLIVLNSLNDKGAGFGKPTNKVTFIDKDFNVFPQELKSKEAVAKDIIDQIVRSYAK from the coding sequence ATGTCTGTATTAAGCGGTAAAAAAATAATTCTGGGAGTTTCCGGTGGAATTGCCGCTTATAAAACGGCAAATCTAGTACGTTTATTAATAAAAGCAGGTGCACAGGTTCAAGTAATCATGTCACCTGCTTCTTGTGCTTTTATTACTCCGTTAACATTGGCAACCCTTTCAAAACGACCGGTTTATACCCAATTTGAAAAAGGTTTTGGAGAATGGACCAACCACGTTGAGTTGGGGTTATGGGCAGATGCACTAATTGTTGCACCGGCTACGGCAAACACGCTTGCTAAAATGGCAAATGGATTGTGCGATAATTTGTTGTTGGCAACATATCTTTCTGCAAAATGCCCGGTATTTTTTACGCCGGCTATGGATTTGGATATGTTTGCACATCCTTCTACAAAAGAAAACATCAGTAAATTAAAAAACTACGGAAACATTGAAATTGAATCTGAATTTGGTGAATTAGCATCGGGTTTAGTCGGTCAAGGAAGAATGGCAGAACCCGAAACAATCATCCAGAAAATCTCTGATTTTTTTAATCGTGAAACGGCTCTTGATTTAAAAGGAAAAAAGGTTGTTATTACCGCCGGACCTACGTATGAACCGTTAGATCCCGTACGCTTTATCGGAAATCATTCCACAGGAAAAATGGGATTTGATATTGCTGTTGAAGCTGCCAACCGGGGTGCAGATGTGGTTTTAATTACAGGCCCCACGTCATTAAAAATGCCTCATTCGTTAGTTAAAGTCGTACACATTACTACGGCAAACGAAATGTATCAGCAATGCCACGAGCTTTTTTCTTCGGCAGATATTGTGATTGGTGCGGCAGCGGTTGCAGATTACAGACCAAAAGTTGTTGCCAATCAAAAAATCAAAAAGAACGATGAAGAATTTGTAATTGCCCTGGAGAAAAATCCTGATATTCTGGCATCGTTAGGAGCTGTTAAAGCACATCAGTTTTTGGTGGGGTTTGCATTAGAAACCGAAAACGAAATAGAATATGCAAAATCTAAATTGAAAAAGAAGAATTTAGATTTAATTGTATTAAATTCGTTAAACGATAAAGGAGCCGGTTTTGGAAAACCAACAAATAAAGTTACCTTTATTGACAAAGATTTTAATGTTTTTCCACAAGAATTAAAATCAAAAGAAGCTGTTGCTAAAGATATTATTGACCAAATTGTGAGGAGTTATGCTAAATAA
- a CDS encoding DUF4835 family protein: MLNKIVLFFVFLIGYTSVAQELNANVVINSERIQQSNKQVFTTLQTSIRDFLNNTKFTNLNVKRNELIDCNLLFIINDYDPNSNAFTGTLQIQSSRPVFNSGYSTTLFNFNDRNISFNYIEFEPLTYSENNIGSSLVGLLSYYANLIIGLDADSFALYGGSASFQKASNVVGMMQQNGDKGWIMGDQNNRYALINDILSNTFSSYREALYEYHLKGLDVMNTNPEEGKKGVANAINILANIHKVKPNAFPTRIFFDAKADEIVQVFSAGPTYDKTQLVETLTRINSTNGIKWNRM; the protein is encoded by the coding sequence ATGCTAAATAAAATCGTATTGTTTTTTGTATTCTTAATAGGATATACAAGTGTTGCACAAGAATTAAATGCCAATGTTGTAATAAATTCTGAACGAATTCAGCAATCAAACAAACAGGTTTTTACAACACTTCAAACATCTATACGCGATTTTTTAAATAACACAAAATTTACAAATCTAAATGTAAAACGGAACGAGTTAATAGATTGTAACTTGCTTTTTATAATAAATGATTACGATCCTAACTCAAACGCTTTTACTGGAACGTTACAAATTCAGTCGTCGCGACCGGTTTTTAATTCGGGATACAGTACTACACTTTTTAATTTTAACGACCGCAACATATCTTTTAATTACATAGAGTTTGAACCGCTGACTTATTCTGAAAATAACATCGGTTCTTCATTGGTAGGTTTGTTAAGTTATTATGCCAATTTAATTATTGGTTTAGATGCCGATTCTTTTGCATTATATGGTGGTTCGGCAAGTTTTCAAAAAGCGTCAAATGTGGTGGGAATGATGCAGCAAAACGGAGATAAAGGTTGGATAATGGGCGATCAAAATAACAGATATGCCTTGATAAACGATATTTTATCAAACACCTTTTCGTCGTACCGCGAAGCGTTGTATGAATATCATTTAAAAGGCTTAGACGTGATGAATACAAATCCTGAAGAAGGTAAAAAAGGGGTTGCAAACGCAATCAATATTTTAGCAAATATTCATAAAGTTAAACCAAACGCTTTTCCTACACGTATTTTTTTCGATGCCAAAGCAGACGAGATTGTTCAAGTATTTAGTGCAGGACCAACTTACGACAAAACACAATTGGTTGAAACTTTAACACGCATAAATTCCACTAACGGAATCAAGTGGAATAGAATGTAA
- the recN gene encoding DNA repair protein RecN has product MLTHLSIKNYALIVHTAIDFTNNLTIITGETGAGKSILLDALGLVLGKRADLNTLRNPEEKCVIEAHFNIASYQLHSLFSELDLDYENDTIVRREILPSGKSRAFVNDVPTTLQNLQQLGNFLIDIHTQHQTQDLFSEKYQLNLIDVYADNGNLLKDYQQQLQSFKKYQQQLNLLKEQQSQAAKEQDYNAFLLDELVQANLKSDEQEELESQFEVLANVEKVGGFLEQGYAILSNEEFGINKQLYEVKSQIQKLAQISTKYENLYQRLESSFIELEDVADELQAELQQLVADPQQLELINQKLQSIYQLQKKHNVSTIDELLVIQNELSQKVAGLESIEEEINAVEKLLQKTEDDLNVLAQELHSKRSLILKALSSEIENLIKPLGMPNAQFDIQLAYSETFLSNGKDEVNWLFSGNKGMQFGLMKKTASGGELSRIMLAVKSILAQKSKLPTIIFDEIDTGVSGDVADKMGTIMHGMGNYMQIFAITHLPQVASKGKQHFKVAKFDDDKVTTSTIKLLSTEERIQEIAQMLSGNMITDAALQHAKQLLN; this is encoded by the coding sequence ATGTTAACACATTTATCGATTAAAAATTATGCCTTAATTGTGCATACCGCTATTGATTTTACAAATAATCTAACCATAATTACTGGAGAAACCGGCGCAGGAAAATCTATTTTGTTAGATGCTCTTGGCTTGGTTTTGGGCAAACGTGCCGATTTGAACACTTTAAGAAATCCCGAAGAAAAATGTGTCATCGAAGCACATTTTAATATTGCATCGTATCAGTTGCATTCGTTATTTTCGGAATTAGATTTAGATTATGAAAACGATACCATTGTAAGACGCGAAATTCTTCCGTCGGGCAAATCACGTGCTTTTGTAAACGATGTGCCTACTACATTACAAAACTTACAACAGTTAGGCAATTTTTTGATTGATATTCATACACAACATCAAACGCAAGATCTTTTCAGTGAAAAATATCAGTTGAATTTAATTGATGTTTATGCCGATAACGGAAATTTACTGAAGGATTATCAGCAGCAATTACAAAGTTTTAAGAAGTATCAGCAGCAATTAAATCTTTTAAAAGAACAACAATCACAAGCTGCAAAAGAGCAAGATTATAATGCCTTTTTGTTAGATGAATTAGTGCAGGCTAATTTAAAAAGTGACGAACAGGAAGAATTGGAAAGTCAATTTGAAGTATTGGCGAATGTTGAAAAAGTCGGTGGGTTTTTAGAACAAGGTTATGCAATTTTATCAAACGAAGAATTCGGGATTAACAAGCAATTGTACGAAGTTAAATCGCAAATACAGAAGTTGGCTCAGATCAGCACAAAATACGAAAATCTGTATCAACGTTTAGAAAGCAGTTTTATTGAGTTAGAAGATGTTGCCGATGAATTGCAAGCAGAATTACAGCAATTGGTTGCCGATCCGCAACAATTAGAGTTGATCAATCAAAAATTACAGTCAATTTATCAGTTGCAGAAAAAACACAACGTTTCAACAATAGATGAATTATTGGTAATTCAAAACGAATTATCGCAAAAAGTTGCCGGTTTAGAATCGATTGAAGAAGAAATAAATGCTGTTGAAAAATTACTGCAGAAAACCGAAGATGATTTAAATGTATTGGCGCAAGAATTACATTCTAAACGTTCATTGATTTTAAAAGCGTTGAGTTCAGAAATTGAAAATCTGATAAAACCTTTAGGAATGCCAAATGCACAGTTTGATATTCAACTGGCTTACAGCGAAACCTTTTTGAGCAACGGAAAAGACGAAGTAAACTGGTTGTTTTCCGGAAATAAAGGAATGCAGTTTGGGTTGATGAAGAAAACCGCATCAGGTGGTGAACTTTCAAGAATTATGCTTGCCGTAAAATCAATTCTAGCTCAAAAAAGCAAATTGCCAACCATAATTTTCGATGAAATTGATACCGGAGTTTCGGGCGATGTTGCCGATAAAATGGGAACAATTATGCACGGAATGGGCAATTATATGCAGATTTTTGCTATTACACATTTGCCACAAGTTGCATCAAAAGGAAAACAGCATTTTAAAGTAGCTAAGTTTGATGACGATAAAGTAACTACATCAACCATTAAATTACTAAGTACCGAAGAACGTATTCAAGAAATTGCCCAAATGCTTTCGGGGAATATGATAACCGATGCTGCACTGCAACACGCTAAACAATTGCTTAATTAA
- a CDS encoding maleate cis-trans isomerase family protein, with protein MKKYRIGQIVPSSNVTMETEIPAIFRSRETILPERFTFHSSRMRMKKVTKEELEAMDAMSLKCAQELSDAHVDVMGYACLVAIMSMGRGYHCVSEVNLHQETVANNFPTPIVTSAGALINGLKVLGAKKISIITPYMRPLTDLVVDYIEHQGIEVKESIALEIPDNLEVAAQDPMNLLEIYKRLDLTGIDVLVVSACVQMPSLEAIDKIQAEIGIPVTSAAVCTTYEMMKKLGIEAKATIGGELLSGKY; from the coding sequence ATGAAAAAATATAGAATCGGACAAATAGTTCCATCGAGCAATGTAACCATGGAAACCGAAATTCCGGCAATTTTCCGTTCGCGTGAAACTATTTTGCCGGAACGTTTTACGTTTCACTCAAGTAGAATGCGCATGAAAAAAGTTACCAAAGAAGAATTGGAGGCTATGGATGCGATGAGTTTAAAATGTGCCCAAGAATTATCAGACGCTCATGTTGATGTAATGGGTTATGCGTGTTTGGTGGCGATTATGAGTATGGGTCGCGGATATCATTGCGTTTCTGAAGTGAATTTGCATCAGGAAACGGTTGCAAACAATTTCCCTACTCCAATTGTAACTTCTGCTGGTGCTTTGATCAATGGATTGAAGGTTTTAGGTGCGAAGAAAATTTCAATTATTACACCATATATGCGTCCGTTAACCGATTTAGTGGTAGATTATATTGAACACCAAGGAATTGAAGTTAAAGAAAGTATTGCTTTGGAAATTCCTGATAATTTGGAAGTTGCAGCACAAGACCCGATGAATTTATTGGAAATTTATAAGCGTTTAGACCTGACTGGAATTGATGTTTTAGTAGTTTCGGCTTGTGTGCAAATGCCTTCGTTGGAAGCTATTGATAAAATTCAGGCTGAAATTGGCATTCCAGTAACATCGGCTGCCGTTTGTACTACCTATGAAATGATGAAAAAATTAGGAATTGAAGCGAAAGCTACTATAGGAGGCGAATTATTAAGTGGTAAATATTAA
- a CDS encoding fumarylacetoacetate hydrolase family protein has translation MKLLTYKTQDSEPRLGFMHNNLVVDMEDFGGISNFPLPNDMLELIDMGIEIIAEINNLIEDTREVDFENISFPLNDVEILAPIEKPRKNIIGIGLNYTEHVAESARTLDTTGKLPQKPIIFSKPPTTVTGPNTNVLLNTNLTKQLDWEVELAVVMGKKGKYVSKENALDYVFGYTIINDISARDCRREGQWIVSKGQDTFAPMGPFLVTKDEIENPHNLDLSLKLNGIEKQNSNTQFMLFNINDLIEDLSIVFTLEPGDIIATGTPAGVGAGRNPQEWMKDGDVMECYVENIGTIVNTVKEI, from the coding sequence ATGAAACTATTAACATACAAAACACAAGACAGCGAACCGCGATTAGGATTTATGCACAACAATTTGGTTGTTGACATGGAAGATTTTGGTGGAATTTCGAATTTTCCGTTACCAAATGATATGTTGGAACTAATTGATATGGGAATTGAAATAATTGCTGAAATCAATAATTTAATTGAAGATACTCGAGAAGTTGATTTCGAAAATATTTCTTTTCCTTTGAACGATGTCGAAATTTTAGCACCAATTGAAAAACCACGTAAAAACATCATCGGTATTGGTTTGAACTATACCGAACACGTTGCCGAAAGTGCCAGAACATTGGATACTACAGGAAAATTGCCTCAAAAACCAATTATTTTTTCTAAACCACCAACAACTGTTACGGGGCCGAATACCAACGTGTTGTTAAATACAAATTTAACGAAACAATTAGATTGGGAAGTAGAATTGGCTGTGGTAATGGGCAAAAAAGGGAAATATGTTAGCAAGGAAAACGCTTTAGATTATGTTTTTGGCTACACAATTATCAACGATATTTCGGCACGTGATTGTCGCAGAGAAGGACAATGGATTGTTTCTAAAGGTCAAGATACTTTTGCACCAATGGGACCGTTTTTGGTTACAAAAGACGAAATTGAAAACCCGCACAACTTAGATCTTTCTTTAAAGTTAAACGGAATTGAAAAACAAAATTCAAACACGCAATTTATGTTATTCAACATCAACGATTTAATTGAAGATTTAAGTATCGTTTTCACTTTAGAACCTGGAGATATCATCGCAACAGGAACTCCGGCTGGTGTTGGTGCTGGTAGAAATCCACAGGAATGGATGAAAGACGGCGATGTAATGGAATGTTATGTGGAAAACATTGGAACGATTGTAAATACGGTTAAGGAGATTTAA